In Rhodospirillum rubrum ATCC 11170, a genomic segment contains:
- the fabI gene encoding enoyl-ACP reductase FabI: MPNSTALLAGKKGLVLGVANDRSIAWGIAKAASDAGASIAFTYQGDPLLKRVKPLVEGLSERHLLMPCDVTDEASLDAVFATLKETWGTIDFVVHAVAFSDKDQLKGHYMHTTRENFQQTMLISVFSFTDIARRASEIMNDGGAMITLTYYGAERVMPHYNVMGVAKAALEASVRYLAADLGGRGIRVNAISAGPIKTLAASGIGDFRYILKWNEYNSPLRRNVTIDEVGNSGLYLLSDLSRGVTGEVHHVDSGYHLVGMLNMDSVSEVSALLATVKKD; this comes from the coding sequence ATGCCGAATTCCACCGCGCTTCTTGCCGGCAAGAAGGGCCTCGTTCTCGGTGTCGCCAACGATCGGTCGATCGCCTGGGGTATCGCCAAGGCCGCCAGCGACGCGGGGGCCAGCATCGCCTTCACCTATCAGGGGGACCCCTTGCTCAAGCGGGTGAAGCCTCTGGTCGAGGGGTTGAGCGAGCGTCATCTTCTGATGCCCTGCGATGTGACCGATGAAGCCAGCCTGGACGCGGTGTTCGCCACGCTGAAGGAAACCTGGGGCACCATCGATTTCGTCGTTCACGCCGTGGCCTTTTCCGATAAGGATCAGCTCAAGGGCCACTATATGCATACGACGCGCGAGAACTTTCAGCAGACCATGCTGATTTCGGTGTTCTCGTTCACCGATATCGCCCGTCGCGCCTCGGAAATCATGAATGACGGCGGCGCGATGATCACGCTGACCTATTACGGCGCCGAACGCGTGATGCCCCATTACAATGTCATGGGCGTGGCCAAGGCGGCGCTGGAAGCCAGCGTGCGCTATCTGGCCGCCGACCTGGGCGGGCGCGGCATCCGCGTCAACGCCATTTCGGCCGGACCGATCAAGACCCTGGCCGCCTCGGGCATCGGCGATTTCCGCTATATCCTGAAGTGGAACGAGTATAACAGCCCGCTGCGCCGCAATGTGACCATCGACGAGGTTGGCAATTCGGGCTTGTATCTGCTGTCGGATCTGTCGCGCGGCGTGACCGGCGAGGTCCATCACGTGGATAGCGGCTATCATCTGGTGGGCATGCTGAACATGGACAGCGTCAGCGAGGTTTCCGCCCTGCTCGCCACCGTCAAGAAGGATTAA
- a CDS encoding YihY family inner membrane protein: MVDDENRRRGLLGRRSHARSWLPVKPRRILATAGSFTILVLRALITHDIPRLAASLAYTSLLALVPLIAIALAILAAFPGFGDERERMVAWIIETFVPYRRTEILDQVEHFVGAAAGLTALGVAGLTLTAIILLLTIESSLNAIFRVEKSRHPLARLLVYWSVLTGGPLLMGLSFSLSSYLVAIRHLVGTDVMSPFDALTPTLGPPLLSLTAMTLLYMLVPNRPVPLFHALAGALVATLASALLRSAFLMVITRGLSYETLYGALAALPAFLVWMYLSWAVVLMGAVTAAEIPNWKMARRLTRAGQDERAARLRIAVEIMVAAARAYGEGQGDGASRRALSALTATPDRRQAGVLRDLDKAGLLIRDEDGAVLPGRDPRRITLAEILHALTLAPPTGTVGGPGWPDLLRHALETAGGDYDRALGLSLDALVQAEPLGARI, translated from the coding sequence ATGGTGGACGACGAAAACCGGCGGCGCGGGCTTTTGGGCCGCCGTTCGCACGCCCGCTCATGGCTGCCGGTGAAGCCACGACGGATCCTCGCCACCGCCGGAAGCTTCACGATTTTGGTGCTGCGCGCCCTGATCACCCATGACATTCCCCGGCTGGCGGCGTCGTTGGCCTATACCTCACTGCTCGCCCTGGTGCCGCTGATCGCCATCGCCCTGGCCATCCTGGCGGCCTTTCCCGGCTTTGGCGACGAGCGCGAGCGCATGGTCGCCTGGATCATCGAGACCTTCGTTCCCTATCGACGCACCGAGATCCTTGATCAGGTCGAGCATTTCGTCGGCGCCGCCGCCGGTCTTACCGCCCTTGGCGTCGCCGGGCTGACGCTGACGGCGATCATCTTGCTGCTGACCATCGAATCCTCGCTCAACGCCATTTTCAGGGTCGAGAAAAGCCGCCATCCCCTGGCCCGGCTGCTGGTCTATTGGTCGGTGCTGACCGGCGGGCCGCTGCTGATGGGCCTTAGTTTCTCGCTTTCGAGCTATCTGGTGGCGATCCGCCATCTGGTCGGCACCGACGTGATGAGCCCCTTTGACGCCCTGACGCCGACGCTCGGCCCGCCCCTGCTGTCGCTGACGGCGATGACCTTGCTTTATATGCTGGTGCCCAACCGGCCGGTGCCGCTTTTTCACGCCCTGGCCGGCGCCCTGGTCGCCACCCTCGCCTCGGCGCTGCTGCGCTCGGCCTTCCTGATGGTGATCACCCGCGGGCTGTCCTATGAAACCCTCTATGGGGCCCTGGCGGCGCTGCCGGCCTTTCTGGTCTGGATGTATCTATCCTGGGCCGTCGTGCTGATGGGCGCGGTGACCGCGGCCGAGATCCCCAATTGGAAAATGGCCCGTCGCCTGACCCGGGCCGGGCAGGATGAACGGGCCGCCCGTCTGCGCATCGCCGTCGAAATCATGGTCGCCGCCGCCCGCGCTTACGGCGAGGGCCAGGGCGACGGCGCCAGCCGTCGCGCCCTGTCCGCCCTGACCGCCACCCCCGACCGCCGCCAGGCCGGGGTCTTGCGCGACCTCGACAAGGCCGGCCTGTTGATCCGCGATGAGGACGGCGCCGTCCTGCCCGGACGCGATCCCCGGCGCATCACCCTGGCCGAGATCCTTCACGCCCTGACCCTGGCGCCGCCGACCGGCACCGTCGGCGGCCCGGGCTGGCCCGATCTGCTGCGCCACGCCCTGGAAACCGCCGGCGGTGATTACGACCGGGCCCTGGGGCTCAGCCTCGACGCTCTGGTCCAGGCCGAGCCGCTCGGCGCCCGGATATAA
- a CDS encoding DnaJ C-terminal domain-containing protein, with protein MKDPYTVLGVARGASQDEIKSAYRKLARSMHPDVNQNDPGAEDKFKDISGAYDLLSDPQKRARFDRGEIDAAGNEHRGFRPGTGPYGARGAYRGASGNDGRSGGFGRFDFESTFGEDDLFSEMFRRASRGQGGPGAGTAGAAGAGPRPVRGQDAQYRLKVTFEEAALGSTKRITLTNRKTLDVRIPPGSEDGRSLRLKGQGADGSNGGAAGDALVEIGVKEHAFFRRDGINVVVDVPVTLQEVVLGGKITVPTLEGKVSVTVPEGSNTGTVLRLRGKGIPQENGQRGDLLVRLGITLPDPVDPKLKTLVKKLKDPETDPREQAGMV; from the coding sequence ATGAAAGACCCCTATACGGTTCTTGGCGTGGCGCGTGGCGCCAGTCAGGACGAAATCAAGAGCGCCTATCGCAAACTGGCGCGCAGCATGCACCCGGACGTCAATCAGAACGACCCGGGGGCCGAGGACAAGTTCAAGGATATTTCCGGGGCCTATGACCTGCTCTCCGATCCCCAGAAGCGGGCCCGGTTCGACCGGGGGGAGATCGACGCCGCCGGCAACGAGCACCGGGGCTTTCGTCCGGGCACCGGCCCCTATGGCGCGCGCGGCGCCTATCGCGGCGCCTCGGGAAATGACGGGCGCAGCGGCGGTTTCGGCCGATTCGATTTCGAATCGACTTTTGGCGAGGACGATCTTTTTTCCGAAATGTTCCGCCGGGCCAGTCGGGGCCAGGGGGGGCCCGGCGCCGGCACCGCCGGAGCGGCCGGAGCGGGCCCGCGGCCGGTGCGCGGCCAGGATGCCCAATATCGGCTGAAGGTGACCTTCGAGGAAGCCGCCCTGGGCAGCACCAAGCGCATCACCCTGACCAATCGCAAGACCCTGGACGTGCGCATCCCGCCGGGTAGCGAAGACGGGCGGTCGCTGCGCCTCAAGGGCCAGGGGGCCGATGGCAGCAATGGCGGAGCGGCGGGCGACGCCCTGGTCGAAATCGGCGTCAAGGAGCACGCCTTCTTCCGCCGCGACGGCATCAATGTCGTGGTCGATGTGCCCGTCACGCTTCAGGAAGTGGTGCTTGGCGGCAAGATCACGGTGCCGACCCTGGAGGGCAAGGTCAGCGTGACCGTGCCGGAGGGGTCGAATACCGGCACGGTTCTGCGCCTGCGCGGCAAGGGCATTCCCCAGGAAAACGGCCAGCGCGGCGATCTTCTGGTGCGTCTGGGCATCACCTTGCCCGATCCCGTGGACCCCAAGCTCAAGACCCTGGTCAAGAAGCTGAAGGACCCCGAGACCGACCCGCGCGAACAGGCCGGCATGGTCTGA
- the pdxH gene encoding pyridoxamine 5'-phosphate oxidase gives MSSLEDRDPYALFAEWLEEAGTTEPNDPNAMALATCTPEGRPSLRMVLLKGVIAQADAEGGFIFYTNLESRKGGELLANPHAALCFHWKSLRRQVRVEGPVVAVSDAEADAYFASRHRDSRIGAWASMQSRPLQGRFELERRVAQFAARYAVGAVPRPPHWSGFRVVPEVIEFWHDRPFRLHDRVVYRSEGSGWTHSRLYP, from the coding sequence ATGAGTTCGCTTGAAGATAGAGACCCTTACGCGCTGTTTGCCGAATGGCTGGAAGAGGCCGGGACGACCGAGCCCAACGACCCCAACGCGATGGCCCTGGCGACCTGCACGCCCGAGGGGCGGCCGAGCCTGCGCATGGTGCTGCTCAAAGGCGTGATCGCCCAGGCTGACGCCGAGGGCGGCTTCATTTTCTATACCAATTTGGAAAGCCGCAAGGGCGGGGAGCTGCTGGCCAATCCCCATGCCGCCCTGTGCTTCCATTGGAAATCCCTGCGTCGGCAGGTCCGGGTCGAGGGACCGGTGGTCGCCGTCAGCGACGCCGAGGCCGACGCCTATTTCGCCTCGCGCCACCGCGACAGCCGGATCGGCGCCTGGGCGTCGATGCAGTCGCGCCCGCTCCAGGGCCGCTTCGAGCTCGAACGCCGCGTCGCCCAGTTCGCCGCCCGCTACGCCGTGGGCGCCGTCCCCCGTCCGCCCCATTGGTCGGGCTTCCGCGTGGTGCCCGAGGTTATCGAATTCTGGCACGACCGCCCCTTCCGGCTGCATGACCGGGTGGTGTATCGTAGCGAGGGAAGCGGCTGGACCCACAGCCGGCTTTATCCCTAA
- a CDS encoding cation diffusion facilitator family transporter has protein sequence MGTQRSDTRDQSARLMRRATYASVTVAMTLVVAKLVAWVLTDSVALLSTLIDSLIDVGASLVTLLAVREALTPADEEHRFGHGKAEPLAGLGQAAFIAGSGIFLVIEAAGRLTAPLPVQRGEIGIAVMVFSILATIGLVAYQRRVIAQTKSVAISADSLHYAGDLLINLSVIVSLGLAMTVDLPILDPLFAIAIALWLMKNAWTIGANSVNLLMDRELPPEDRVRIIKLALENPRVFDIHDLRTRSSGPQTFIQLNVELDGEMTLSASHAIVTEIENRLRAAFPGAEVLIHQDPAGIQEDHHPDFAYEDTSALLEADAASQPRRL, from the coding sequence ATGGGGACGCAACGATCCGACACCCGCGACCAATCGGCGCGGCTGATGCGCCGGGCCACCTACGCCTCGGTCACCGTGGCCATGACCCTGGTCGTCGCCAAGCTGGTGGCCTGGGTGCTGACGGATTCGGTCGCCCTGCTCTCGACCCTGATCGACAGCCTGATCGATGTCGGGGCCTCGCTGGTCACCTTGCTGGCCGTGCGCGAGGCCCTGACCCCGGCCGACGAGGAGCACCGCTTTGGCCATGGCAAGGCCGAACCCTTGGCCGGCCTCGGGCAGGCGGCCTTCATCGCCGGCTCGGGCATTTTCCTGGTGATCGAGGCGGCCGGGCGCCTGACCGCTCCGCTGCCGGTGCAGCGCGGCGAAATCGGCATCGCGGTGATGGTGTTTTCCATCCTGGCCACCATCGGGCTGGTCGCCTATCAGCGGCGGGTGATCGCCCAGACCAAATCGGTGGCGATCAGCGCCGATAGCCTGCATTACGCCGGCGATCTGCTGATCAACCTGTCGGTAATCGTCTCGCTGGGATTGGCGATGACCGTCGACCTGCCGATCCTCGATCCGCTGTTCGCCATCGCCATCGCCCTTTGGCTGATGAAGAACGCCTGGACCATCGGCGCCAACAGCGTGAACCTGCTGATGGACCGCGAACTGCCGCCCGAGGACCGGGTCCGCATCATCAAGCTCGCCCTGGAAAACCCCCGGGTCTTCGATATCCACGATCTGCGCACCCGCTCTTCGGGGCCGCAAACCTTCATCCAGCTCAATGTCGAACTTGATGGCGAGATGACGCTGTCGGCCTCCCACGCCATCGTCACCGAGATCGAGAACCGCCTGCGCGCCGCCTTCCCCGGGGCCGAGGTGCTAATCCACCAGGACCCGGCCGGCATTCAGGAAGACCACCACCCCGATTTTGCCTATGAAGACACCTCGGCCCTGCTTGAAGCCGATGCCGCCAGCCAGCCGCGCCGCTTATAG
- a CDS encoding MBL fold metallo-hydrolase, with protein sequence MADDLDFPFATPPAAGEAITVAPGVLWLRMPLPFALDHINLWALEDGDGWTLVDSGVADDTTRALWSHVFEGPLGGRPVKRLICTHFHPDHMGLAGWLTDRFDVALWATLGEWTYGRMLALESDETVGAVSKAFYHRAGVDAQGLELVARRGNSFAKRVVPPPPTVRRIIDGEEIAIGGRSWRVIVGRGHAPEHAALWCAQAGVLISGDQVLPRISPNISVWPSEPDADPLSGFLESLGRFAPLPAETLVLPSHGRPFHGLHARIEALAAHHGDRLAEVEAACRDRALSAQDLLGVLFKRPLDANTVFFALGEALAHAHWLEGQGRLRRSEVDGVVRFTAIA encoded by the coding sequence ATGGCCGATGACCTGGACTTTCCATTCGCGACCCCGCCGGCGGCCGGCGAGGCGATAACCGTGGCCCCGGGGGTGCTTTGGCTGCGCATGCCTTTACCCTTCGCCCTTGATCATATCAACCTGTGGGCCCTGGAGGACGGCGACGGCTGGACCCTGGTTGACAGCGGGGTCGCCGATGATACCACCCGCGCCCTGTGGTCGCATGTGTTCGAAGGGCCCTTGGGGGGGCGGCCGGTAAAGCGGCTGATCTGCACCCATTTCCATCCCGATCATATGGGGTTGGCCGGCTGGTTGACCGACCGCTTCGACGTGGCGCTGTGGGCGACGCTGGGCGAATGGACCTATGGGCGCATGCTGGCGCTGGAAAGCGACGAAACGGTGGGGGCGGTCTCGAAGGCCTTTTATCACCGGGCCGGCGTCGATGCCCAGGGGCTGGAACTGGTGGCCCGGCGGGGAAACTCCTTTGCCAAACGCGTGGTGCCGCCGCCGCCCACCGTGCGGCGGATCATCGATGGCGAGGAGATCGCCATCGGCGGGCGGAGCTGGCGGGTGATCGTCGGACGCGGCCATGCTCCCGAACATGCCGCCCTGTGGTGCGCCCAGGCCGGGGTGCTGATCAGCGGCGATCAGGTGCTGCCGCGCATCAGCCCCAATATCAGCGTCTGGCCGAGCGAACCCGACGCCGATCCCTTGTCGGGCTTTCTTGAAAGCCTCGGCCGTTTCGCGCCCTTGCCCGCCGAGACCCTGGTTCTGCCCAGTCACGGCCGGCCGTTTCACGGTCTGCACGCCCGCATCGAAGCCCTGGCCGCCCACCATGGCGATCGCTTAGCCGAGGTGGAGGCCGCCTGCCGCGATCGGGCGCTGAGCGCCCAGGATCTGCTTGGCGTGCTGTTCAAGCGCCCGCTTGACGCCAATACGGTGTTCTTCGCCCTTGGCGAGGCCCTGGCCCATGCCCATTGGTTGGAAGGTCAGGGACGCTTGCGGCGCAGCGAGGTCGATGGCGTCGTCCGCTTCACGGCGATCGCTTGA
- a CDS encoding ROK family protein, with amino-acid sequence MTLRLGLDLGGTKTEIIALDDEGRILLRRRRPSPRAAYGATLDCLAALVTEAEAELGRQGSVGVAMPGAISPASGLVKNANSHWLNGQRLDHDLAERLGRPVRVANDADCFALSEATDGAAAGASSVFGVILGTGVGAGIVVNGRLLAGPNAIAGEWGHMPLPWPGDDERPGPDCYCGLKGCVETFCSGPGLAADHQKSTGHAIEGPALLALAQAGDAQAQASLDRHADRLARALAVVINILDPQVIVLGGGLGQMPHLYQALPRLWTPWVFSDRVDTRLVAPRHGDSSGVRGAAWLWPPSSTLETDPHA; translated from the coding sequence ATGACCCTACGCCTGGGATTGGATCTTGGCGGCACCAAGACCGAGATCATCGCCCTTGATGACGAAGGACGGATCCTGCTGCGCCGCCGCCGCCCCTCGCCGCGCGCGGCCTATGGCGCCACCCTCGACTGCCTCGCCGCCCTGGTGACCGAGGCCGAAGCCGAATTGGGACGGCAAGGGAGCGTCGGCGTCGCCATGCCCGGCGCCATCAGCCCGGCCAGCGGCTTGGTGAAGAACGCCAATTCCCACTGGCTGAACGGCCAGCGCCTGGACCATGACCTTGCCGAGCGCCTAGGCCGGCCGGTGCGCGTGGCCAATGACGCCGATTGTTTCGCCCTGTCGGAAGCCACCGACGGCGCGGCGGCCGGGGCGTCGAGCGTTTTCGGGGTGATCTTGGGCACCGGCGTTGGCGCCGGCATCGTCGTCAACGGCCGCCTGCTGGCCGGCCCCAATGCCATCGCCGGCGAATGGGGCCACATGCCCCTGCCCTGGCCCGGCGACGACGAACGCCCCGGCCCCGACTGCTATTGCGGGCTGAAGGGCTGCGTCGAGACCTTTTGTTCGGGCCCCGGACTGGCCGCCGATCACCAGAAAAGCACCGGCCACGCCATCGAAGGCCCCGCCCTGCTCGCCCTGGCCCAAGCCGGCGACGCCCAGGCCCAGGCCAGCCTTGATCGCCATGCCGACCGTTTGGCCCGGGCCCTGGCGGTCGTCATCAATATCCTCGATCCCCAGGTGATCGTCCTCGGCGGCGGCCTTGGGCAAATGCCCCATCTTTATCAGGCCCTGCCCCGGCTATGGACGCCCTGGGTGTTCAGCGACCGCGTCGACACCCGTCTTGTCGCCCCCCGTCATGGCGATTCCAGCGGCGTTCGCGGCGCCGCCTGGCTCTGGCCCCCCTCTTCGACACTGGAAACCGATCCCCATGCGTGA
- a CDS encoding flavin reductase family protein, whose amino-acid sequence MRDDYFYETASGHGLPHDPIKAIVAPRPIGWISTIDAEGRINLAPYSYFNAVCNDPPMVMFSSNGRKDSVRNIEQTGAFACNLVTRDLAQAMNETSRSVAPEVDEMAMAGLTAAPCRLIAAPRVAEAHAVLECQTLAIHALADLGGRPVNQFMVIGQVVGVHIDKMFLKEGLFDTAGAGVIARCGYASDYAAVDPFQMSRPR is encoded by the coding sequence ATGCGTGATGACTACTTCTACGAGACGGCAAGCGGTCACGGCCTGCCCCATGATCCGATCAAGGCCATCGTCGCCCCGCGACCCATCGGCTGGATTTCGACCATCGATGCCGAGGGGCGGATCAATCTCGCCCCCTACAGCTATTTCAACGCCGTGTGCAACGACCCGCCGATGGTGATGTTTTCCAGCAATGGCCGCAAAGACAGCGTGCGCAACATCGAGCAGACCGGCGCCTTCGCCTGCAATCTGGTCACCCGCGATCTGGCCCAGGCGATGAATGAGACCTCGCGCAGCGTCGCCCCCGAGGTCGACGAGATGGCGATGGCCGGGCTGACCGCCGCGCCGTGCCGGCTGATCGCCGCCCCCCGGGTGGCCGAGGCCCACGCCGTGCTCGAATGCCAGACTCTGGCGATCCACGCCCTGGCCGACCTAGGCGGCCGGCCGGTCAATCAGTTCATGGTGATCGGACAGGTGGTCGGCGTCCATATCGACAAGATGTTCCTCAAGGAGGGTCTGTTCGATACGGCGGGCGCCGGCGTCATCGCCCGCTGCGGCTATGCCAGCGACTACGCCGCCGTCGATCCCTTCCAGATGAGCCGGCCCCGGTAA
- a CDS encoding peptidoglycan-binding domain-containing protein, which produces MKPLRLVLRALVVGLPLVVSLAGCSQGKLADPFAGAPSDRAVIREIQGDLAGRGYDPGPVDGVMGGRTRAAIRGYQKDAGLPVTGEATAALAAKLRGDRTTARHIQPDDGGWQNPN; this is translated from the coding sequence GTGAAGCCGTTGCGTCTTGTTCTGCGCGCCCTTGTCGTCGGTTTGCCGCTGGTCGTGTCTTTGGCCGGCTGCAGCCAGGGCAAGCTTGCCGATCCCTTCGCCGGCGCGCCTTCCGATCGGGCGGTCATCCGCGAGATCCAGGGTGATCTGGCCGGTCGCGGCTATGATCCCGGACCGGTCGATGGGGTGATGGGCGGGCGGACGCGCGCCGCCATCCGCGGCTATCAAAAGGACGCCGGCCTGCCGGTGACCGGCGAGGCCACCGCCGCGCTCGCCGCCAAGCTGCGCGGCGATCGCACCACCGCCCGCCACATCCAGCCCGATGACGGCGGCTGGCAGAATCCCAACTGA
- a CDS encoding energy-coupling factor ABC transporter ATP-binding protein, with protein sequence MAVLLEVSDLRFAYPGRPAVLDGATMGLEAGERLAITGPNGAGKSTLLQILVGLLRPQGGRVWAFGAERRVESEFYEVRRRAGYVFQDPDDQLFCPTVAEDVAFGPLNLGKTPAEARAIVDRVLADLGLSPLRDRVTYKLSGGEKRLVSLATVLAMDPDVLLLDEPTNALDEPTTARLGDILLGLPQAMIVISHDPSFRARVATRGLSLRAGRLISPASLG encoded by the coding sequence ATGGCCGTCTTGCTTGAGGTGTCGGATCTGCGTTTCGCCTATCCCGGCCGCCCGGCCGTGCTCGATGGCGCGACGATGGGCCTGGAGGCGGGGGAGCGTCTGGCGATCACCGGTCCCAATGGCGCGGGCAAAAGCACCCTGTTGCAGATCCTTGTCGGCCTGTTGCGCCCCCAGGGCGGCCGGGTTTGGGCCTTTGGCGCCGAGCGGCGGGTCGAGAGCGAGTTCTACGAGGTTCGCCGGCGGGCGGGTTATGTGTTCCAGGATCCCGACGATCAGCTTTTCTGCCCAACGGTGGCCGAGGACGTGGCCTTCGGGCCGCTCAATCTGGGCAAGACTCCGGCCGAGGCGCGGGCGATCGTTGACCGGGTTCTGGCCGATCTCGGCTTGAGTCCCTTGCGCGACCGGGTGACCTATAAGCTGTCGGGGGGTGAAAAGCGGCTGGTGTCGCTGGCCACCGTGCTGGCGATGGATCCCGATGTCTTGCTGCTCGACGAGCCGACCAACGCGCTTGATGAGCCGACGACGGCGCGGCTGGGCGATATCTTGCTGGGCCTGCCCCAGGCGATGATCGTGATTTCCCATGATCCGTCGTTTCGCGCCCGGGTGGCGACGCGCGGCCTGAGCTTGCGGGCCGGGCGCTTGATCTCGCCCGCCAGCCTCGGTTAA
- the cbiQ gene encoding cobalt ECF transporter T component CbiQ, producing METLLGSESPPKSSFLSAVRGVVRGLDPRGRLLGALFCALVIVGLESPVALSLALILALCLLIGAGLPIGRTLKRMAMMDGFIVAMLVLIPFTIPGDAAFSLFGWPASWQGLDRALVIGLRANGVILCLMALVGSMEPTTLGHGLARLGLPDTLVHLLLLSVRYIDVINAEYGRLRRAMKTRGFRLANSRHTYRTLGYLIGMLLVRALDRSERIARAMTCRGFTGRLPLLDTLAWSWRDGLFALLLIAALGGIVVVEIGHGRLA from the coding sequence ATGGAAACCCTCTTAGGGTCCGAATCCCCCCCCAAATCATCGTTCCTTTCGGCGGTCCGGGGTGTGGTGCGCGGCCTGGATCCACGCGGGCGCCTTCTGGGCGCGCTGTTCTGCGCCTTGGTCATCGTCGGCCTGGAAAGCCCGGTCGCCCTGTCTTTGGCGCTGATCCTGGCTCTGTGTCTGTTGATCGGCGCCGGCCTGCCGATCGGGCGCACCCTGAAACGCATGGCGATGATGGACGGCTTCATCGTCGCCATGCTGGTGCTGATCCCCTTCACCATCCCCGGAGACGCGGCCTTCAGCCTGTTTGGGTGGCCGGCGAGTTGGCAGGGGCTAGACCGCGCCCTGGTGATCGGTCTGCGCGCCAATGGGGTGATCTTGTGCCTGATGGCCCTGGTCGGATCGATGGAGCCGACGACGCTGGGCCACGGGCTCGCCCGCCTGGGCCTGCCCGATACCCTGGTCCATCTTCTGCTGCTCAGCGTGCGCTATATCGATGTCATCAACGCCGAATACGGCCGCCTGCGCCGGGCGATGAAAACCCGCGGGTTCCGCCTAGCCAATAGCCGCCATACCTACCGCACGCTGGGTTATCTGATCGGCATGTTGCTGGTGCGCGCCCTTGATCGTTCCGAGCGCATCGCCCGGGCGATGACATGCCGGGGCTTCACCGGCCGCCTGCCTTTGCTCGATACCCTGGCCTGGAGCTGGCGCGACGGCCTTTTCGCCCTGTTGTTGATCGCCGCCCTGGGCGGGATCGTTGTCGTGGAGATTGGCCATGGCCGTCTTGCTTGA
- a CDS encoding Crp/Fnr family transcriptional regulator — MTPEHKDKALAAVSFFDRLPAPRRAELAAKAEAAQLPAGFPLAERGVPATGLQVLVEGQVRLFLPPEESTIDIVGPGSLLGECALCDDARHPVSAQAISPVVILDLRAEDVWPVLLAETDATLALLGAISANLKGLLGRVNDIKLRTTAQRLAMFLVSLARQPSAVDRAANGPAEGIILTLPYGKKLIAERLAMTPESLSRSLARLGREGVRAVDRTTVRIDDLDALALFAGLLPEEENDDDALHRAQGYWR, encoded by the coding sequence ATGACCCCTGAGCATAAGGACAAGGCTTTGGCCGCCGTGTCCTTCTTCGACCGCCTCCCCGCGCCGCGCCGAGCCGAGCTGGCGGCGAAAGCCGAAGCCGCCCAGTTGCCGGCGGGATTCCCTTTGGCCGAACGCGGCGTGCCCGCCACCGGCCTTCAGGTGTTGGTTGAAGGGCAGGTGCGGTTGTTTTTGCCGCCCGAGGAATCGACCATCGATATCGTCGGTCCGGGAAGCTTGCTGGGGGAATGCGCGCTGTGCGACGACGCCCGCCACCCGGTTTCGGCCCAGGCGATCAGCCCGGTGGTGATCCTCGACCTGCGCGCCGAGGATGTCTGGCCGGTGCTTTTGGCCGAAACCGACGCGACCTTGGCCTTGCTGGGGGCGATTTCGGCCAATCTCAAAGGGCTGCTGGGCCGGGTGAACGACATCAAGCTGCGCACCACCGCCCAAAGACTGGCGATGTTCCTGGTCTCCCTCGCCCGCCAGCCAAGCGCCGTCGACCGGGCGGCGAACGGGCCGGCGGAGGGGATCATCCTCACCTTGCCCTATGGCAAGAAACTAATCGCCGAACGTCTGGCGATGACGCCCGAAAGCCTGTCGCGCTCGCTCGCCCGCCTGGGCCGCGAAGGGGTGCGCGCGGTGGATCGGACAACGGTTCGGATCGACGACCTGGACGCGCTCGCCCTCTTCGCCGGGCTGCTGCCCGAGGAGGAAAACGACGACGACGCCCTTCACCGCGCCCAAGGATACTGGCGATGA